A stretch of Paludisphaera borealis DNA encodes these proteins:
- the yidD gene encoding membrane protein insertion efficiency factor YidD — MTGSIDVALGRFMVVLIRGYQRHLSPRKGYSCAHRVKHGGESCSEFARNIFAHEGWRAGLGSLQARFVACHAASRSLNADRLNQRLYDEDFDIPLGVESKDPAKSGPEQEESACRGDQETAECCCWCGAEFCAKITV, encoded by the coding sequence ATGACCGGATCGATTGACGTCGCGCTTGGCCGTTTCATGGTCGTCTTGATTCGCGGCTATCAGCGTCACTTGTCGCCGCGCAAGGGTTATTCCTGCGCCCACCGGGTGAAGCATGGGGGCGAATCCTGCTCGGAGTTCGCTCGGAACATCTTCGCCCACGAGGGTTGGCGGGCCGGACTGGGAAGCCTTCAAGCCCGCTTCGTCGCGTGCCACGCCGCAAGTCGGTCCCTCAATGCCGACCGACTCAACCAACGGCTCTACGATGAAGATTTTGACATCCCGCTTGGCGTCGAGTCGAAGGATCCAGCCAAAAGCGGTCCAGAGCAGGAGGAATCGGCTTGCCGCGGCGACCAAGAGACGGCGGAGTGCTGTTGCTGGTGCGGAGCCGAGTTCTGCGCCAAGATCACCGTCTGA
- a CDS encoding sulfotransferase family protein gives MNSEITIVSGLPRSGTSLMMQMLAQGGVEVVTDNLRTSDIDNPRGYYEFEQVKKIKEDASWLPDTRGKGFKMVSQLLYELPPSETYRIVFMRREFEEMLASQEKMLERLGRPAAPRDEIQRAFTAHLDRLFAWLKEQPNMNVLFVRYQDLVANPREQAEQVNAFFGGRLDVDKMAAAVDPSLYRNRKADDATSP, from the coding sequence ATGAATTCGGAAATCACCATCGTCTCGGGCCTGCCGCGCTCGGGCACGTCGCTCATGATGCAGATGCTCGCGCAGGGGGGCGTCGAGGTCGTCACCGACAACCTCCGGACGTCCGACATCGACAACCCGCGCGGGTATTACGAGTTCGAGCAGGTCAAGAAGATCAAGGAAGACGCCTCCTGGCTGCCCGACACCCGGGGCAAGGGCTTCAAGATGGTCTCGCAGCTCCTGTACGAGCTGCCGCCGTCCGAGACGTACCGCATCGTTTTCATGCGCCGCGAGTTCGAGGAGATGCTGGCTTCCCAGGAGAAGATGCTCGAACGCCTGGGCCGGCCCGCCGCTCCCCGCGACGAGATCCAGCGCGCGTTCACCGCGCATCTCGACCGGCTGTTCGCCTGGCTCAAGGAGCAGCCGAACATGAACGTGCTGTTCGTCCGCTATCAAGACCTCGTCGCCAACCCTCGCGAACAGGCCGAGCAGGTCAACGCGTTCTTCGGCGGCCGGCTCGACGTCGACAAGATGGCCGCCGCCGTCGATCCCTCGCTCTACCGCAACCGGAAGGCCGACGACGCGACGAGCCCTTGA
- a CDS encoding acyltransferase family protein, protein MSASVPLPEEVSQASGPAVGVPAPVPARLDSIDAYRGLVMFLMMAEVLRLGRMAELHPDNPIWKFLAMHQDHVEWVGCVLHDMIQPSFSFLVGVALPFSLASRTAKGQTRGMMTLHALWRGLVLVLLGVFLRSVGRSQTNWTFEDTLSQIGLGYPLLFLLGWQSTRVKWAALAAILVGYWGLFAAYPLPDASFDFPAHGVPADWPHLLNGFAAHWNKNTNPAWAFDVWFLNLLPRENPFRYNGGGYATLSFIPTLATMILGLIAGDVLRSDRSRWSKTRWLTIAGVITVGLGWGLGELGVCPVVKRIWTPSWVLYSGGISFLFLAAFYLVLDVFNLKAWAFPLRVIGMNSIAAYCLSHLIEGFINSSFKTHLGKDVFNLFGAGWQPFVQGVAVLSVLWLILFWMYRRRLFLRV, encoded by the coding sequence ATGAGCGCCAGCGTCCCGCTTCCAGAAGAGGTCTCGCAGGCATCCGGCCCGGCGGTCGGGGTTCCGGCTCCCGTTCCGGCTCGCCTCGACTCGATCGACGCGTACCGCGGGCTGGTGATGTTCCTGATGATGGCCGAGGTCCTGCGGTTGGGCCGGATGGCCGAGCTGCACCCGGACAATCCGATCTGGAAATTCCTGGCCATGCACCAGGACCACGTCGAGTGGGTCGGCTGCGTGCTTCACGACATGATCCAGCCGTCGTTCTCGTTTCTGGTCGGCGTCGCGCTGCCGTTCTCGCTGGCGAGCCGGACGGCCAAGGGGCAGACCCGCGGGATGATGACGCTTCACGCGCTCTGGCGGGGGCTGGTGCTCGTGCTGCTCGGCGTCTTCCTCCGGTCGGTCGGCCGTTCGCAAACGAACTGGACGTTCGAGGACACGCTCTCGCAGATCGGCCTCGGGTATCCGTTGCTCTTCCTCCTCGGCTGGCAATCCACCCGCGTAAAATGGGCTGCGCTGGCGGCGATCCTCGTCGGCTACTGGGGGCTGTTCGCGGCCTATCCGCTGCCCGACGCATCATTCGATTTCCCCGCGCACGGCGTTCCGGCCGACTGGCCGCACCTGCTGAACGGGTTCGCGGCCCATTGGAACAAGAACACGAATCCCGCCTGGGCGTTCGACGTCTGGTTCCTCAACCTGCTCCCTCGCGAGAACCCGTTCCGGTACAACGGCGGCGGCTACGCGACGCTGAGCTTCATTCCGACCCTCGCCACCATGATCCTCGGCCTGATCGCCGGCGACGTGCTGCGGAGCGACCGCTCTCGATGGTCCAAGACGCGCTGGCTGACCATCGCCGGAGTCATCACCGTGGGCCTGGGCTGGGGTCTCGGCGAGCTGGGCGTCTGCCCGGTGGTCAAGCGGATCTGGACGCCGAGCTGGGTGCTTTACTCCGGCGGGATCAGCTTCCTGTTCCTCGCCGCGTTTTATCTCGTGCTCGACGTCTTCAACCTGAAAGCCTGGGCGTTCCCGCTGCGGGTGATCGGCATGAACTCGATCGCCGCCTACTGCCTCAGCCACCTGATCGAAGGCTTCATCAACTCCAGCTTCAAAACCCACCTCGGCAAAGACGTCTTCAACCTCTTCGGAGCCGGCTGGCAACCGTTCGTTCAAGGTGTAGCGGTCTTGTCGGTTCTCTGGTTGATCCTATTCTGGATGTATCGTCGCAGGCTGTTCCTGCGCGTTTGA
- a CDS encoding Gfo/Idh/MocA family protein: MDRRDFLKAGVGAGALGLAWPAWREVAAMAADQPAKRVGLIGCGWYGKADLFRLIQVAPVEVVSLCDVDKNMLADAADTTAVRQASKKRPRTYGDYREMLKEKDLDVVLIATPDHWHALPMIAAVEAGADVYVQKPISVDVAEGQAMLAAARRHGRVVQVGTQRRSTPHLIEARDTIIKPGKLGKIGFVETYCYYHMRNQSNPPDTAPPENLDYEMWTGPAPMRPYNSIVHPRGWRAFMEYGNGIVGDMCIHMLDMVRWMLDLGWPKRVSSTGGILMSKGGKANITDTQTAAFDYGDLNVLWEHRTWGSTPDPAYPWGATIYGENGTLKLSVMGYDFIPNTGAPVHRDVTYELEQYPVDKTEKDLEKHVAPAIRYHMLDFLKAIADRGKPVADIEQGHISTATCILANMSQQLGRSLTWDAEHQRVVGDDEANQRLRRPYRQPWVHPEPPSA; the protein is encoded by the coding sequence ATGGATCGTCGAGATTTTCTCAAGGCCGGCGTCGGCGCTGGTGCGTTGGGTCTGGCATGGCCGGCGTGGCGGGAAGTCGCGGCGATGGCCGCCGACCAGCCGGCGAAGCGAGTGGGGCTGATCGGCTGCGGCTGGTACGGCAAGGCCGACCTGTTCCGTCTGATCCAGGTCGCGCCCGTCGAGGTGGTTTCGCTCTGCGACGTCGACAAGAACATGCTCGCCGACGCCGCCGACACGACCGCCGTCCGGCAGGCGTCGAAGAAGCGGCCGAGGACCTACGGCGACTACCGCGAGATGCTCAAGGAGAAAGACCTCGACGTCGTCCTGATCGCCACGCCCGACCACTGGCACGCGCTGCCGATGATCGCCGCCGTCGAGGCCGGTGCCGACGTCTACGTCCAGAAGCCGATCAGCGTCGACGTCGCCGAGGGCCAGGCGATGCTCGCCGCTGCTCGCAGGCACGGCCGGGTCGTCCAGGTCGGCACCCAGCGCCGGAGCACGCCGCACCTGATCGAGGCCCGCGACACGATCATCAAGCCAGGCAAGCTCGGCAAGATCGGATTCGTCGAAACTTACTGCTATTATCACATGCGGAATCAGAGCAATCCGCCCGACACGGCTCCGCCCGAGAACCTCGACTACGAGATGTGGACCGGCCCGGCCCCGATGCGGCCGTACAACTCCATCGTCCACCCGCGCGGCTGGCGGGCGTTCATGGAGTACGGCAACGGTATCGTCGGCGATATGTGCATTCATATGCTCGACATGGTGCGCTGGATGCTCGACCTGGGATGGCCCAAGCGGGTCTCGTCCACCGGCGGGATCTTGATGTCCAAGGGGGGCAAGGCGAACATCACCGACACCCAGACCGCGGCTTTCGACTACGGCGACCTGAACGTCCTCTGGGAGCACCGCACCTGGGGCTCGACGCCCGACCCGGCCTATCCCTGGGGGGCGACGATCTACGGCGAAAACGGGACGCTCAAGCTCAGCGTCATGGGCTACGACTTCATCCCCAACACCGGTGCTCCGGTCCACCGCGACGTGACCTACGAGTTGGAGCAGTACCCCGTCGACAAGACCGAGAAGGATCTCGAAAAGCACGTCGCGCCGGCGATCCGCTACCACATGCTCGACTTCCTGAAGGCCATCGCCGACCGCGGCAAGCCCGTCGCCGACATCGAGCAGGGCCACATCTCGACGGCCACCTGCATCCTCGCCAACATGTCGCAGCAGCTCGGCCGGTCGCTTACCTGGGACGCCGAGCACCAGCGCGTCGTCGGCGACGACGAGGCCAACCAGCGGCTCCGCCGCCCCTACCGTCAACCCTGGGTCCATCCCGAACCACCGTCGGCCTGA
- a CDS encoding DegT/DnrJ/EryC1/StrS family aminotransferase: MKNPTDRRTFLGAAATAGAFFAGRAARAGEAGKPALLGGEPVRRASFSSWPRTDARDENNLLEVLRSGRWFRGGGDKVNQFETAFAELTGAKHCVAVANGTSALTTTLSAIGVGPGDEVIVPPYTFIATVNAVMLQYALPVFVDVDPETFQIDHAKIEAAVTDRTTAVVPVHLGGSPANLDAILETASKRKLSVVEDACQAHLAEWRGRKVGTLGTAGCFSFQVSKNLSSGEGGAILTNDGDLAERCYAFQNNNRGRAVDSYNFRYVGGRATNLRLTEFQGALLLGQLTRLEQQSATREQNAAHLTSLLREIPGIAPAKMHEGVTRNAYHLYMFRYHPDAFASLPRARFLEALKAEGIPASGGYSPLNRESFLQAALDSKGFRRVFSKEVLDGYRDRNQCPANDRLCEEAVWFTQNMLLGTRGDMEQIAAAVRKIQAHGADLAKA, from the coding sequence ATGAAGAACCCAACGGATCGTCGGACCTTTCTGGGCGCGGCCGCGACGGCCGGGGCCTTTTTCGCGGGCCGCGCGGCGAGGGCGGGCGAAGCCGGCAAGCCGGCCTTGTTGGGGGGCGAGCCGGTCCGCCGCGCGTCGTTTTCGAGCTGGCCCCGGACCGACGCCCGCGACGAGAACAACCTGCTCGAAGTCTTGCGGAGCGGGCGCTGGTTCCGCGGCGGCGGCGACAAGGTGAATCAGTTCGAGACGGCCTTCGCCGAGCTGACCGGCGCCAAGCATTGCGTGGCCGTCGCCAACGGCACCAGCGCGCTGACGACGACGCTGTCGGCGATCGGAGTCGGGCCGGGCGACGAGGTGATCGTCCCGCCCTATACGTTCATCGCCACGGTCAACGCCGTGATGCTTCAGTACGCCTTGCCGGTCTTCGTGGACGTCGACCCCGAGACGTTCCAGATCGACCACGCGAAGATCGAAGCCGCCGTCACCGACCGCACCACGGCCGTCGTTCCGGTCCACCTCGGGGGCTCGCCGGCGAACCTCGACGCGATCCTCGAAACCGCCTCGAAACGCAAACTTTCGGTCGTAGAAGACGCCTGTCAGGCGCATCTGGCCGAGTGGCGCGGGCGGAAGGTCGGCACGCTGGGGACGGCCGGGTGCTTCAGCTTCCAGGTCTCGAAGAACCTCAGCTCGGGCGAGGGGGGCGCGATCCTCACCAACGACGGCGACCTCGCCGAACGCTGCTACGCGTTCCAGAACAACAACCGAGGCCGAGCCGTCGACTCCTACAACTTCCGGTACGTCGGCGGCCGGGCGACCAACCTCCGGCTCACCGAGTTCCAGGGCGCGCTCTTGCTCGGGCAGCTCACCCGGCTCGAACAGCAGTCGGCGACCCGCGAGCAAAACGCGGCGCATCTCACGAGCCTGCTTCGCGAAATCCCCGGGATCGCCCCCGCGAAGATGCACGAGGGCGTCACCCGGAACGCCTATCACCTTTATATGTTCCGATACCATCCCGACGCCTTCGCGAGTCTGCCGCGCGCCCGGTTCCTCGAAGCGTTGAAGGCCGAGGGAATCCCGGCGTCGGGCGGCTATTCGCCGCTGAACCGCGAATCGTTCCTGCAAGCGGCCCTCGATTCCAAGGGCTTCCGGCGGGTCTTCTCCAAGGAAGTCCTCGACGGCTACCGCGACCGCAACCAATGCCCGGCCAACGACCGGCTCTGCGAAGAGGCCGTCTGGTTCACGCAGAACATGCTGCTGGGGACGCGCGGCGACATGGAGCAGATCGCCGCCGCCGTCCGCAAGATCCAGGCGCACGGGGCCGATCTGGCGAAGGCGTGA
- a CDS encoding homocysteine S-methyltransferase family protein: protein MNRLQHLFPAGRVVVADGGWGSELLRRGLVLGESADLWNQSHLDVVEAVARSYVEAGADVVLTNTFQANPIALGRLGKATEAVNRRGAEISRRAAASAADRVVRVFGSIGPIGAGRLATDAFALQAGALAEGGVDALLFETFSDLDEARLAVAAARPTGLPIIVSFHFDDRTGEPLTLAGATPEEVANAMCDAGADAVGANCGAGPERFPDLCRRLKAASGLPVWIKPNAGLPTTEQGRAVYPLGPEAFAAFLPALTAAGADFVGGCCGAGPDFVRALVAARDQTPYNAPYL from the coding sequence ATGAACCGCCTGCAACACCTCTTCCCCGCCGGGCGGGTCGTCGTCGCCGACGGCGGCTGGGGCTCCGAACTGCTCCGCCGCGGACTCGTACTCGGCGAGTCGGCCGACCTCTGGAACCAGTCCCACCTCGACGTCGTCGAGGCCGTTGCGCGGTCGTACGTCGAGGCCGGCGCCGACGTCGTCCTGACCAACACCTTCCAGGCCAACCCGATCGCCCTCGGGCGGCTCGGAAAGGCGACCGAGGCCGTCAATCGCCGGGGCGCCGAGATCTCCCGCCGCGCCGCCGCATCGGCCGCCGATCGCGTCGTCCGTGTTTTCGGCTCGATCGGTCCGATCGGCGCGGGTCGCCTCGCGACCGACGCCTTCGCCCTCCAGGCCGGAGCGCTCGCCGAAGGGGGCGTCGACGCCCTGCTTTTCGAGACGTTCAGCGATCTCGACGAGGCCCGCCTGGCCGTCGCCGCCGCCCGGCCGACCGGCCTGCCGATCATCGTCTCGTTCCATTTCGACGACCGAACCGGCGAGCCCCTTACCCTCGCCGGCGCGACTCCCGAGGAGGTCGCGAACGCCATGTGTGACGCCGGCGCTGACGCCGTCGGGGCCAACTGCGGCGCCGGCCCTGAGCGGTTTCCAGACCTCTGCCGCCGCCTCAAAGCCGCGTCGGGCTTGCCCGTCTGGATCAAGCCCAACGCCGGCCTGCCGACGACCGAACAGGGCCGGGCGGTCTACCCGCTCGGCCCCGAGGCGTTCGCCGCGTTTCTCCCCGCCCTGACCGCCGCCGGGGCTGACTTCGTCGGCGGCTGCTGCGGCGCGGGGCCTGACTTCGTTCGCGCGCTGGTCGCGGCCCGGGATCAGACTCCGTACAACGCGCCGTACTTGTGA